The Rhododendron vialii isolate Sample 1 chromosome 5a, ASM3025357v1 genome contains a region encoding:
- the LOC131326924 gene encoding uncharacterized protein LOC131326924 codes for MFMHLLRGHSNRRTQERFQHSGDTVSRHVHKILACMRRGFTADKLKPTRRQDQTHEYLDRRDFYKSFKGNCIGAIDGTHVMIRCKKKEDEKRFFSRKGYATQNIMAVCDFNHTFVFASAGWEGTYHDYSIFKRCVLNPRYRFPKPEPGKYYLVDGGYPNRAGFLAPYKGYRYHQAEFRRGQRQPRDDREHFNRAHSLLRSIVERTFGVWKNRFGFLALMPWYEMSTQVDLVLASMAIHNYIRRDREPDNFFTPISSAYDYAFEDLPDEDPELEDRLDDRDDIVDEDNVLEMNDVRNNIRSALRILRRRGNRVA; via the exons ATGTTCATGCATCTACTTAGGGGCCACTCAAACCGGAGAACACAAGAGAGGTTTCAACACTCGGGCGACACTGTGAGCAGACATGTGCACAAGATATTGGCATGCATGAGGAGAGGTTTCACTGCTGATAAGTTAAAGCCAACGAGACGGCAAGATCAGACACACGAGTACTTGGATAGACGCGACTTCTATAAATCATTCAAG GGCAATTGTATTGGTGCTATAGATGGGACCCATGTTATGATACGATGCAAGAAGAAGGAAGATGAGAAGAGGTTCTTTTCACGGAAGGGTTATGCCACCCAAAATATAATGGCCGTCTGTGATTTCAACCATACTTTTGTGTTTGCATCAGCTGGATGGGAGGGGACCTATCATGATTATAGCATATTCAAGCGGTGTGTCTTGAATCCAAGATATCGTTTCCCTAAACCAGAACCAG GAAAATACTACCTAGTGGATGGTGGTTATCCCAACAGGGCGGGCTTTCTTGCTCCGTACAAAGGGTATAGGTACCACCAGGCTGAATTTAGAAGGGGCCAGCGACAACCTCGCGATGACAGAGAGCACTTCAATAGGGCACATTCATTGCTGAGGAGTATAGTTGAAAGGACTTTTGGCGTTTGGAAAAATAGGTTTGGTTTCTTGGCCCTAATGCCGTGGTATGAAATGTCAACTCAGGTGGACCTTGTCTTGGCATCGATGGCAATTCATAATTACATCCGTAGGGATAGAGAACCTGATAACTTCTTCACTCCTATAAGCTCGGCCTATGACTACGCGTTTGAGGACTTGCCAGATGAGGATCCGGAGTTGGAGGACAGATTGGACGACAGGGACGACATTGTTGACGAAGATAATGTTCTAGAAATGAATGACGTGAGGAATAATATTAGGAGCGCACTGCGTATACTACGAAGACGTGGTAATAGAGTTGCATAA
- the LOC131326925 gene encoding uncharacterized protein LOC131326925 → MPWVNRFATTEQGDGGSSDNGPRVQQFVEENNSLPHLYANSDFRQSHNSTGHGIEAQVGYDNWEWMNNNNGNASSSTNVFGDDADSEYSIPNDEFYAEFEEDELLVDLLTIALLHAIQILRMPQRLPFHTSSLSGKAYVHELMTSRDERFQLELCMPKDTFAKIVHELQGIYGWSSSRMKNDGVDCF, encoded by the coding sequence ATGCCATGGGTGAATAGGTTTGCCACTACCGAGCAAGGTGATGGAGGATCGAGTGACAATGGTCCACGTGTTCAACAGTTTGTGGAGGAGAACAATTCTTTGCCTCACTTGTATGCAAATTCTGACTTTCGACAAAGTCACAACAGTACAGGTCATGGAATTGAGGCCCAGGTCGGATATGACAATTGGGAGTGGATGAACAACAACAATGGAAATGCTAGTTCAAGTACGAATGTATTTGGCGATGACGCTGACTCTGAGTACTCGATCCCGAATGATGAGTTTTATGCCGAATTTGAAGAGGACGAATTGTTGGTGGACCTTTTGACCATAGCATTGTTGCATGCCATACAAATCCTACGTATGCCGCAGAGGCTACCATTCCACACTTCCTCCTTGTCGGGTAAAGCTTATGTACATGAACTAATGACTAGTCGTGATGAGAGGTTTCAACTTGAGCTTTGCATGCCCAAAGACACTTTTGCAAAAATAGTCCACGAACTTCAAGGAATCTATGGCTGGAGTTCTTCTCGAATGAAAAATGATGGAGTTGATTGCTTCTAG